A window of the Terriglobales bacterium genome harbors these coding sequences:
- a CDS encoding ABC transporter ATP-binding protein, translating to MSEKLLEVRGLRVEFPVGGVWLPAVRETSLTLDRGEALGLVGESGSGKSVSALALLRLLPPQARVTGAIRFQGRDLLAAPEEEMRQVRGAGISMIFQEPMTALNPVMRVGEQVAEAVRAHGESSAIGPRSSAKISKAEAWRRAIEAMKDVGLKDAERRARDYPHQLSGGMRQRIMIAMAIVNRPQLLIADEPTTALDVTIQAQILELLAELRRKLGLAMLFISHDLAVVSQVAERVAVMYGGSVVETGPAAEVFRAPIHPYTRGLLQAVPTLRSQRGRPLETVEGTVPPLTALPPGCAFEPRCGLRVPECARALPPLVEVAPGHRARCPVVGREQG from the coding sequence GTGAGCGAGAAGCTGCTCGAGGTGCGCGGCCTGCGGGTGGAGTTCCCCGTGGGCGGGGTGTGGCTGCCGGCGGTGCGCGAAACCTCGCTCACGCTGGACCGGGGCGAGGCCCTGGGGCTGGTGGGGGAGTCGGGCTCGGGCAAGTCGGTCAGCGCGCTGGCGCTGCTGCGCCTGCTGCCCCCGCAGGCGCGGGTCACGGGCGCGATCCGCTTCCAGGGGCGCGACCTGCTCGCCGCCCCCGAGGAGGAGATGCGGCAGGTGCGCGGCGCCGGCATCTCCATGATCTTCCAGGAGCCCATGACCGCGCTCAACCCGGTGATGCGGGTGGGCGAGCAGGTGGCGGAGGCGGTGCGGGCGCATGGCGAGTCGTCGGCCATCGGCCCTCGGTCGTCGGCCAAGATCAGCAAGGCCGAGGCGTGGCGGCGGGCGATCGAGGCCATGAAAGACGTGGGGCTGAAGGATGCGGAGCGGCGGGCGCGCGACTACCCCCACCAGCTCTCCGGCGGCATGCGCCAGCGCATCATGATCGCCATGGCCATCGTCAACCGGCCGCAACTGCTCATCGCCGACGAGCCCACCACCGCCCTCGACGTCACCATCCAGGCGCAGATCCTGGAACTGCTGGCCGAATTGCGCCGCAAGCTGGGCCTGGCGATGCTGTTCATCTCCCACGACCTGGCCGTGGTCTCGCAAGTGGCCGAGCGGGTGGCGGTGATGTACGGCGGCAGCGTGGTAGAGACCGGCCCGGCGGCCGAGGTCTTCCGCGCCCCGATCCATCCCTACACCCGCGGGCTGCTCCAGGCGGTGCCCACCCTGCGCAGCCAGCGCGGGCGGCCGCTGGAGACGGTGGAAGGCACAGTGCCGCCGCTCACCGCGCTGCCTCCCGGCTGCGCCTTCGAGCCGCGCTGCGGCCTGCGCGTCCCCGAGTGCGCGCGCGCCCTGCCGCCGCTGGTCGAGGTCGCACCCGGGCACCGGGCGCGCTGCCCGGTGGTCGGAAGGGAGCAGGGCTAG